Proteins encoded together in one Pontiella desulfatans window:
- a CDS encoding sulfatase-like hydrolase/transferase, with protein MTVFLKGWILAVCVLALTLPVHASNWRGTQDRDWSNGGNWQGGSEPGSGDHAYVYLTSNDPEVVSGGHVCRNVYLPAGWQDAGSVTLTVDGGSLNAWAIYCGSSSAAHTGNLLVRDGSVTLSGHLEVGLSSAGGDFTMTGGTLSCSALKIGADSNTVGTAYLYGGAAVCSTLQFGDGGLLDIGNGQLTITNPSSRMAVRLLIDQGKITAFGGAGRILFGSVGTDLVLTAELNTALAKSPSPADLTTQVASGSSNQLSWTAGTGASSHNVYFSSDAENLAFQGNQTATDFNSGVLQPNTVYYWRVDEVTGSTTNRGEIWSFRTDNPGVNRPTIGVIRWDMYSGMAATQAQELGYLPGDYGFLAPAKWNWRAPFFCRYTNDVPWIDHAANGAVGPVWFNSEQEFSLTQEATEQEIAFAGTAGAKLDYWIFGTAPASAGGNGWGLTWNLDAFLESERRLEINYAMMYRLDSIDDWPEFELAVEEMVWQAKQPNYQTVLDGRPIIYFISYKDLSVTLGDPADGSTVTNLAAAVQVIRDAFIADGLPDPYLVASAVPAHARNESNWIDGGGFDAGNDYRGGYGGTAPPGTPFSDLADNIEPYWDQNASSLSAALIPAAPCGVNSEPRTEKGHGGNTHYQEPEPGDLTELMNRVMDYVVENPVECEANTFSMYSWNEHSEGGFLCPLMNTNGNYDLPDSRRLDEVGAAVNAYELPKESVLVCVREDGAVYRTSTGSFDPVFAFDLTAGEDLVISAASDDRFVYGLLDNNGVVRADLLGGYFPDVQMIGTFSGAVGSLTGLDVKGGAVYAVDDTGRVYKNFSSTPEITLSGSGFVDIAAQSSVAFRGLYNNGGVYVWTRDQDDTYFNFSNNGGAAAIASESGNGYYALRDDGYVYGPDAKVFQGNFSSNAVDITVVNSNDLYTVADSGAVVRSLNGGGESTFGTLDAGASVFVAIDRVEISSGEQLARVPNVIVILTDDQGYTDLGIHGIDSNVDTPAMDTLVANGALMTDGYSSAPQCSPSRAGLLTGQYQNRFGFRTNNDTPLPLSETLNAERLRDSGYATGFVGKWHVSPSDVEYPRPDSEYEPSQRGFDDYWTGKRSPYTVNYDLSGASVSHQVVTDARNRITVQGEAAEAFIGRHADEPFYLHLALFGPHIPRIDTNDVYYTAFPELDYPDYGDDLDDVRRQGLALIKAMDDAVDGVMQKLRDLGIEEDTLILFASDNGSNPKFWETVPGADTLEKWTGSENIPRRGEKGSLWEGGINVPMWAYWKGTIPGGQVINDPVITLDFAATALKLARGAVPAEYDGVDLLPRLSGMTGAVERVEPLFWDWGNPGEGELAIRKGDWKMRRSGAGDYLFNIEDDPNELTNLVFQLPAKQEELEADLMAWQATLPSNGRAFMGDTAGDLAYIYGAPPHISAIASPDAPDTTDSDGDGMTDVDETAMGRNPNHAGDLAFEFNEPGEFRFYSEGDFEGWKPTSVTDPSTTNGLLVGQASNGGRFVHNALGFSADEVPYLLVRMRSPQATAFRFYWAHTDDDSFAGSRLFYSTYNSNLTETIIMPMAGDAEWDGRTITQLRFNPVNATADFEVDYISASAGNLDGDAMSDVEEAVAGTDAADAGSIFTLVPDESGDFKWNGKAGRSYTVWQSPELVPPDWSNATNIGVLATNQLIELSLPHSPTSGFYRVEVEYP; from the coding sequence ATGACGGTTTTTTTGAAGGGTTGGATATTGGCAGTGTGCGTTTTGGCTCTGACGCTTCCGGTGCATGCATCGAACTGGCGGGGGACGCAGGATCGTGACTGGTCGAACGGCGGAAACTGGCAGGGCGGAAGTGAGCCCGGATCCGGGGATCATGCCTACGTCTACCTGACGTCGAACGATCCTGAAGTTGTGTCGGGCGGCCATGTCTGCAGGAATGTCTATCTGCCGGCAGGGTGGCAGGATGCCGGGTCGGTTACGCTGACGGTTGATGGCGGTTCGCTGAATGCCTGGGCGATCTATTGCGGGTCATCCAGTGCTGCGCACACGGGCAACCTGCTGGTGCGCGATGGGTCGGTGACGCTCTCCGGCCATCTGGAGGTGGGCCTTTCCTCCGCCGGCGGCGATTTTACCATGACCGGCGGAACGCTTTCCTGCAGCGCGCTGAAGATCGGTGCTGACAGCAATACGGTGGGCACGGCTTATCTGTACGGCGGCGCGGCAGTCTGTTCCACACTGCAATTCGGGGATGGGGGACTGCTGGATATAGGGAACGGTCAGTTGACCATTACCAATCCTTCCTCTCGTATGGCGGTTCGCCTGCTGATTGATCAGGGAAAGATCACGGCCTTCGGCGGAGCAGGGCGGATTCTTTTCGGAAGCGTCGGAACGGATCTGGTGCTGACGGCAGAGCTTAATACTGCTCTGGCCAAATCGCCGAGCCCGGCCGACCTGACCACGCAGGTTGCATCCGGCAGCTCGAATCAACTGAGCTGGACAGCCGGAACAGGGGCGAGCAGCCACAATGTTTACTTCAGCTCAGATGCTGAGAATCTGGCTTTTCAGGGAAACCAAACCGCGACAGATTTTAACAGCGGCGTATTGCAACCGAATACGGTCTATTATTGGCGGGTGGACGAAGTGACCGGCTCCACCACAAACCGGGGCGAAATCTGGAGCTTCCGCACCGACAACCCCGGTGTCAACCGCCCGACCATCGGCGTGATCCGCTGGGATATGTATTCCGGTATGGCTGCTACGCAGGCGCAGGAGCTGGGCTATTTGCCGGGCGATTACGGGTTCCTGGCTCCGGCAAAGTGGAATTGGCGCGCTCCGTTTTTCTGCCGCTACACCAACGATGTTCCATGGATCGACCACGCCGCCAACGGGGCGGTCGGCCCCGTTTGGTTTAATTCCGAGCAGGAGTTTTCGCTGACTCAGGAGGCCACCGAGCAGGAGATCGCTTTTGCAGGAACTGCAGGGGCAAAACTCGATTATTGGATTTTCGGAACGGCTCCGGCCTCGGCCGGCGGAAACGGTTGGGGGCTGACCTGGAACCTGGATGCCTTCCTCGAAAGTGAGCGGCGGTTGGAAATCAATTATGCGATGATGTATCGGCTGGATTCGATCGATGACTGGCCGGAGTTTGAACTCGCTGTTGAAGAGATGGTCTGGCAGGCGAAGCAACCCAACTACCAGACGGTACTCGATGGACGACCGATCATTTACTTCATCAGCTACAAAGACCTTTCCGTTACGCTTGGCGACCCGGCGGATGGATCGACCGTGACCAATCTGGCCGCAGCGGTTCAAGTGATCCGCGATGCCTTTATTGCGGACGGGCTCCCGGATCCTTATCTGGTGGCATCGGCCGTTCCGGCACATGCGCGTAATGAAAGCAATTGGATCGACGGCGGCGGGTTCGATGCGGGCAATGATTATCGCGGCGGATATGGCGGCACGGCCCCGCCGGGAACTCCGTTTTCAGATTTGGCGGACAACATCGAGCCGTATTGGGACCAGAATGCAAGCAGCCTTTCCGCTGCGCTGATTCCAGCGGCGCCTTGCGGCGTCAACTCGGAGCCTCGCACGGAAAAGGGACATGGCGGAAACACACACTATCAGGAGCCGGAACCAGGCGACCTGACCGAATTGATGAATCGGGTGATGGACTATGTGGTTGAAAACCCGGTGGAGTGCGAGGCCAACACCTTTTCCATGTATTCCTGGAACGAGCATTCCGAGGGTGGATTCCTGTGTCCGCTCATGAACACCAACGGCAACTATGACCTGCCTGATTCCCGCCGTCTCGATGAAGTGGGCGCGGCCGTGAACGCCTATGAACTGCCAAAGGAATCGGTGCTGGTTTGTGTGCGCGAAGACGGCGCAGTGTACCGCACATCAACGGGCAGTTTCGATCCGGTCTTTGCATTTGATCTGACCGCTGGCGAAGATTTGGTGATTTCCGCGGCGTCGGACGACCGCTTTGTCTATGGCCTGCTCGACAACAACGGCGTAGTGCGCGCAGATCTGCTGGGCGGGTATTTTCCGGATGTGCAGATGATCGGCACGTTCAGCGGCGCGGTCGGCTCGTTGACCGGACTGGATGTGAAGGGCGGGGCGGTCTATGCGGTGGACGATACCGGACGGGTTTATAAAAACTTCAGCTCCACCCCGGAGATTACGCTGAGCGGCAGCGGTTTTGTGGATATTGCCGCGCAGTCGTCCGTCGCTTTTCGTGGGTTGTATAACAACGGCGGAGTCTATGTCTGGACGCGGGATCAGGATGATACGTACTTCAACTTCAGTAACAACGGCGGGGCAGCCGCGATCGCCAGCGAATCCGGCAACGGCTATTATGCGCTGCGCGACGATGGCTATGTTTATGGTCCCGACGCGAAGGTTTTTCAGGGGAACTTCAGCAGCAATGCGGTGGACATCACGGTGGTCAATTCCAACGACCTTTATACCGTGGCCGATTCCGGTGCCGTTGTGCGTTCGCTGAACGGCGGGGGCGAAAGCACCTTTGGTACGCTCGATGCCGGTGCATCGGTTTTTGTGGCCATCGACCGGGTTGAGATCAGCTCCGGCGAGCAGCTCGCGCGCGTTCCTAATGTGATTGTGATCCTGACGGACGATCAAGGCTACACCGATCTGGGCATCCATGGCATCGATTCGAATGTGGACACCCCGGCGATGGATACGCTGGTGGCAAACGGGGCGTTGATGACGGACGGCTATTCTTCCGCACCGCAGTGCTCGCCTTCGCGCGCCGGGCTCTTGACCGGGCAATACCAGAACCGCTTTGGATTCCGTACGAACAATGATACACCGCTGCCGCTGAGCGAAACGCTGAATGCTGAACGCCTGCGCGACAGCGGATATGCCACCGGTTTTGTGGGCAAGTGGCACGTCAGCCCGTCGGATGTGGAATATCCGCGCCCCGACTCGGAATATGAACCGTCGCAACGCGGATTCGATGATTACTGGACCGGCAAGCGTTCGCCCTACACGGTGAACTATGATTTGAGCGGAGCCTCGGTTTCGCATCAGGTGGTCACCGATGCTCGCAATCGAATCACGGTGCAGGGCGAAGCCGCCGAGGCCTTTATCGGTCGCCATGCGGATGAGCCGTTCTATCTGCACCTTGCGCTGTTTGGTCCACACATTCCGCGCATTGATACCAATGATGTCTACTATACCGCATTTCCGGAACTCGACTATCCCGACTATGGCGATGACCTCGACGATGTGCGTCGGCAGGGCTTGGCGTTGATCAAGGCGATGGACGATGCCGTCGACGGCGTGATGCAGAAACTGCGCGATCTCGGCATTGAAGAAGATACCCTGATTTTGTTTGCGAGTGACAATGGATCGAACCCCAAGTTCTGGGAGACGGTCCCGGGGGCAGATACTCTTGAGAAGTGGACGGGGTCGGAAAACATTCCGCGCCGCGGCGAAAAGGGAAGCCTCTGGGAAGGCGGCATCAATGTGCCGATGTGGGCCTACTGGAAGGGGACCATTCCCGGCGGACAGGTCATCAACGATCCGGTCATTACACTCGACTTTGCGGCGACGGCACTGAAGCTGGCCCGCGGAGCCGTTCCGGCTGAATATGATGGGGTGGACCTGCTGCCGCGTCTCAGTGGCATGACCGGTGCGGTCGAGCGGGTTGAGCCGCTCTTCTGGGACTGGGGTAATCCGGGCGAGGGCGAGCTTGCCATTCGCAAGGGCGACTGGAAAATGCGCCGTTCCGGTGCAGGCGATTATCTGTTCAACATTGAGGATGATCCCAACGAATTGACCAATCTGGTTTTCCAGCTTCCGGCAAAACAGGAGGAGCTCGAAGCCGACCTGATGGCCTGGCAGGCGACGCTGCCTTCAAACGGGCGCGCCTTTATGGGCGATACCGCCGGCGATCTGGCATATATTTATGGCGCGCCGCCCCATATCTCGGCCATAGCTTCGCCCGACGCGCCGGATACGACCGACTCTGATGGCGACGGAATGACGGATGTGGATGAAACCGCTATGGGTCGCAATCCGAACCATGCAGGCGATCTTGCTTTTGAATTTAATGAGCCCGGCGAGTTTCGTTTCTATTCCGAAGGCGATTTCGAAGGGTGGAAGCCGACCTCTGTTACCGATCCTTCGACGACCAATGGCCTGCTGGTCGGGCAGGCTTCTAACGGGGGGCGTTTTGTTCATAACGCATTGGGTTTTTCCGCCGACGAGGTGCCGTACCTTCTCGTGCGAATGCGTTCACCGCAGGCGACCGCATTCCGCTTCTATTGGGCACATACGGATGACGACTCGTTTGCCGGTTCGCGCCTGTTTTACTCTACCTATAACAGTAATCTGACCGAGACCATCATCATGCCCATGGCCGGGGATGCCGAATGGGACGGTCGTACGATTACCCAGCTGCGGTTTAATCCAGTGAATGCGACGGCTGATTTTGAGGTCGATTATATCAGTGCCTCCGCGGGCAATCTGGATGGGGATGCCATGTCCGATGTCGAGGAAGCGGTGGCCGGAACCGATGCGGCCGATGCCGGTTCAATCTTCACGCTGGTGCCTGACGAATCCGGCGATTTTAAGTGGAACGGTAAAGCCGGACGCAGCTACACGGTTTGGCAATCGCCGGAACTCGTCCCGCCGGACTGGTCCAACGCCACCAACATCGGTGTGCTTGCAACCAACCAGCTCATTGAGCTGTCGTTGCCTCATTCCCCAACCTCCGGCTTCTATCGGGTGGAAGTCGAATATCCGTGA